The following are encoded together in the Phenylobacterium sp. NIBR 498073 genome:
- a CDS encoding glycosyltransferase — translation MGFHLIDTTMMYAPRSGGVKRYLHQKRDWLAKRRPDISHTMVVPGPTTGLAAHGIVSVAAARLPFGDGYRMPASTTKWETVIRMLEPDIIEAGDMFVPGHAALDAGEALGVPVVGFCHTDAAALAALHFGEWAEAPAMKHWAATFQRFDRVVAPSRHIAQRLSEAGVEKVSVQMLGVDTDLFHPSRADGERLKRRLGLPADARLLVFAGRPAREKNIESLICAVERLGAPYYLLLVGAAKDAHYSPRVIPMGYERDPVKLAGVIASCDALVHANENEPFGLVVLEALAAGLPVVGPSRGGISELIDERVGQRAASVDPAGMAEAIEALFARDLEHVKRAARRRAEQRHRWDNTFEGLTRLYGELVAQRSAAEIVPLRA, via the coding sequence ATGGGTTTCCACCTGATCGACACCACCATGATGTACGCGCCGCGCTCGGGCGGCGTGAAACGATACCTGCATCAGAAGCGCGACTGGCTGGCCAAGCGCCGGCCGGACATCAGCCACACCATGGTCGTACCCGGCCCGACCACCGGCCTGGCTGCCCATGGGATCGTCAGCGTCGCCGCCGCCCGGCTGCCGTTCGGCGACGGCTACCGGATGCCCGCCTCGACCACGAAGTGGGAAACCGTAATCCGGATGCTGGAGCCCGATATCATCGAGGCCGGCGACATGTTCGTGCCCGGCCACGCGGCGCTCGACGCCGGCGAGGCGCTCGGCGTGCCGGTGGTCGGCTTCTGCCATACCGACGCGGCCGCCCTGGCCGCCCTGCACTTCGGAGAGTGGGCCGAAGCGCCGGCCATGAAGCACTGGGCCGCCACCTTCCAGCGCTTCGACCGGGTGGTCGCCCCGAGCCGACACATCGCCCAGCGCCTCTCGGAGGCCGGGGTCGAGAAGGTCAGCGTGCAGATGCTGGGAGTCGACACCGACCTGTTCCACCCCAGTCGGGCGGACGGCGAGCGGCTGAAGCGCCGCCTCGGCTTGCCGGCGGACGCGCGGCTGCTGGTGTTCGCCGGACGCCCCGCGCGCGAAAAGAACATCGAGAGCCTGATCTGCGCGGTCGAGCGACTGGGTGCGCCCTACTACCTGCTGCTGGTCGGCGCGGCCAAAGACGCCCACTATTCGCCGCGTGTGATCCCCATGGGCTACGAGCGCGATCCGGTGAAGCTGGCCGGGGTCATCGCCAGTTGCGACGCCCTGGTGCACGCCAACGAGAACGAGCCGTTCGGCCTGGTGGTGCTGGAGGCCTTGGCCGCTGGGCTGCCGGTGGTCGGCCCTTCCCGCGGCGGCATTTCCGAACTCATCGACGAGCGTGTCGGCCAGCGCGCCGCCAGCGTCGATCCGGCCGGAATGGCCGAGGCGATCGAGGCGCTGTTCGCCCGCGACCTCGAGCATGTGAAGCGCGCCGCCCGGCGTCGCGCCGAACAACGCCATCGCTGGGACAACACCTTCGAGGGTCTGACGCGGCTCTACGGGGAACTGGTCGCCCAGCGCAGCGCCGCCGAGATCGTGCCCCTGCGGGCCTGA
- a CDS encoding acyl-CoA dehydrogenase family protein codes for MDFNDTPEEAAYRKQVRDWLDANAPKKQEGSADPEAGDGMAASKAWQAKKAAAGYACITWPKEWGGQGGTPVQQVIFNQEEAKHPIPGNPFQIGLGMCLPTVMTFADEETKKRFVGPAIRGEEIWSQLFSEPSGGSDVAASRTKAERVDDGSGDWVINGQKVWTTGAQFSDYGIVIVRTNPDVPKHKGLTMFWLDLKDPGVEVKPIHQMSGGSGFNEVFFTNVRVKDSQRLGAEGDGWKVSLVTLMNERLAVGGATGAGWSQFMEAARKTPGLDGASALQDQALREKLADWYVQAEGLKHTRNRTMTALSRGQTPGPESSIGKIISAVQMQELANTAVEMLDQYGIISDEDLAPLSAAFHWSLMFAPGLRIAGGTDEILRNIIAERVLGLPGDIRVDKDVAFKDMPTGR; via the coding sequence ATGGATTTCAACGACACTCCCGAAGAAGCCGCTTACCGCAAGCAGGTCCGGGACTGGCTCGACGCCAACGCCCCGAAAAAGCAGGAAGGTTCGGCTGATCCTGAAGCTGGCGACGGCATGGCAGCCTCCAAGGCCTGGCAGGCCAAAAAGGCCGCGGCCGGCTACGCATGCATCACCTGGCCCAAGGAATGGGGCGGGCAGGGCGGTACGCCGGTGCAGCAGGTGATCTTCAACCAGGAAGAAGCCAAGCACCCTATCCCAGGGAATCCCTTCCAAATCGGTCTGGGCATGTGCCTGCCGACGGTGATGACATTCGCCGACGAGGAGACCAAGAAGCGCTTCGTCGGGCCGGCCATTCGCGGTGAGGAGATCTGGAGCCAGCTGTTCTCCGAACCGTCCGGCGGGTCCGATGTCGCGGCGTCGCGCACCAAGGCCGAGCGCGTCGACGACGGCTCGGGCGACTGGGTGATCAACGGCCAGAAGGTGTGGACGACGGGCGCCCAGTTTTCGGACTACGGCATTGTCATCGTTCGGACGAATCCGGACGTGCCGAAGCACAAGGGCCTGACCATGTTCTGGCTCGACCTCAAGGACCCGGGGGTCGAGGTCAAGCCGATCCACCAGATGTCGGGCGGTTCGGGCTTCAACGAGGTGTTCTTCACCAATGTGCGGGTCAAGGACAGCCAGCGGCTGGGCGCGGAGGGCGACGGCTGGAAGGTCAGTCTGGTCACGCTGATGAACGAGCGCCTGGCCGTCGGCGGCGCCACCGGCGCCGGCTGGAGCCAGTTCATGGAGGCGGCGCGCAAGACCCCCGGCCTCGACGGCGCCTCGGCGCTGCAGGACCAGGCGCTGCGCGAGAAGCTGGCCGACTGGTACGTCCAGGCCGAGGGCCTGAAGCACACCCGCAACCGCACCATGACCGCACTGTCTCGCGGCCAGACGCCGGGTCCTGAGAGCTCGATCGGCAAGATCATCTCGGCCGTGCAGATGCAGGAGCTGGCCAATACCGCGGTGGAAATGCTCGACCAGTACGGGATCATCAGCGACGAGGACTTGGCGCCGCTCAGCGCGGCGTTCCACTGGTCGCTGATGTTCGCGCCGGGCTTGCGGATCGCCGGCGGCACCGACGAAATCCTGCGCAACATCATCGCCGAGCGCGTGCTCGGCCTGCCGGGCGACATCCGCGTCGACAAGGACGTGGCGTTCAAGGACATGCCGACCGGCCGCTGA
- a CDS encoding TonB-dependent receptor encodes MFAPITRALVRTSAGVCLAFSGGAAFAEVEAEDHRGPPAVRAVSADSAASDVNDVEGVVVTAAGFEQKIVEAPASVTVISRTELQQMRATNLAEVLSTVEGVDVGGSVGKTGGLNINIRGMGSDYTLILIDGRRQNTAGSVTPNGFGETSTSFLPPVSAIERIEVVRGPVSTLYGSDAMGGVVNIITRKVGESWGGSVTLDGTLQGDDEFGNIYGGNLYVSGPLVPGLLGLTLRGSFVDREASTLTFENVNGQPTPVAGFGRSPTKSEVRGYGARLSWTPTDDMDFWLDADVGTQWYDNSKGQMGTNTTAGGYADALEFNRQQYALAHNWRLPFGVLESNLSRGITETKGRIIPNGVKGAGGPRTLESTNTIFDTKFYSQWRDHTFTVGGQYWDAEMVDGVAPGAFEHQQWAIYAEDEWRFTETLALTLGARHDDHSKFGGHFSPRAYLVWNPNPHWTLKGGVSQGFKTPRLEQLASGINGFGAQGRLPLLGTPTLTPETSTSSEIGVYYDSLEGFSANLTVFDNQFKDKIATGVPVANCSAGMTQAQYNSGAGRPAGCVDVGFFPGYPTFGQSVNIDEAVTRGVEMAMRARFLEAWTLSANYTYTDSEQKSGAAAGQKLTDTPEHMANADLRWQATDRLTAWLRGEYRSERFRSDAPARAALGDFKAYSLFHVGGSFQVTEHVTVNATIYNLFDRDFVRLLPYGSPVAYGAEYTNNQEPRRLWLSVKVDF; translated from the coding sequence TTGTTCGCGCCGATTACCCGTGCCCTGGTGAGGACTAGCGCGGGCGTTTGCCTCGCCTTTTCCGGCGGCGCCGCCTTCGCAGAGGTCGAGGCCGAGGATCACCGCGGGCCCCCAGCGGTTCGAGCGGTCAGCGCTGACAGCGCGGCCAGCGACGTCAATGACGTCGAAGGCGTCGTCGTCACCGCCGCCGGCTTCGAGCAGAAGATCGTCGAGGCGCCGGCGAGCGTGACCGTGATCTCCCGTACCGAACTGCAGCAAATGCGGGCCACCAACCTGGCCGAGGTCCTCTCGACCGTGGAGGGGGTCGACGTCGGCGGTTCGGTCGGCAAGACCGGCGGGCTCAACATCAACATCCGCGGCATGGGCAGCGACTACACGCTGATCCTGATCGACGGCCGCCGCCAGAACACCGCCGGCAGCGTCACGCCGAACGGCTTTGGCGAAACCTCGACCAGTTTCCTGCCGCCGGTCAGCGCCATCGAGCGGATCGAGGTGGTCCGCGGGCCGGTCTCGACGCTGTATGGCTCGGACGCCATGGGCGGGGTCGTGAACATCATCACCCGCAAGGTCGGCGAAAGCTGGGGCGGCTCGGTCACCCTGGACGGCACCCTGCAGGGCGACGATGAGTTCGGGAACATCTACGGCGGCAACCTCTACGTCAGCGGACCGCTGGTCCCGGGCCTGCTTGGCCTGACCCTGCGCGGCTCGTTCGTCGATCGCGAGGCCTCGACCCTGACCTTCGAGAACGTCAACGGCCAGCCGACGCCGGTGGCCGGTTTCGGCCGCAGCCCCACCAAGAGCGAGGTCCGCGGCTATGGCGCGCGGCTGAGCTGGACGCCGACCGACGACATGGACTTCTGGCTGGACGCCGATGTCGGAACCCAGTGGTACGACAACTCCAAGGGCCAGATGGGCACCAACACCACGGCGGGCGGCTACGCCGACGCCCTGGAGTTCAACCGCCAGCAGTACGCCCTGGCTCACAACTGGCGCCTGCCGTTCGGCGTGCTGGAAAGCAATCTTTCGCGCGGAATCACCGAGACCAAGGGCCGGATCATTCCCAACGGCGTGAAGGGCGCCGGCGGCCCGCGGACGCTGGAGTCGACCAACACCATCTTCGACACCAAGTTCTATTCGCAATGGCGCGACCACACGTTCACGGTCGGCGGCCAATACTGGGACGCCGAGATGGTCGACGGCGTGGCCCCGGGCGCCTTCGAACACCAGCAATGGGCGATCTACGCCGAGGACGAGTGGCGCTTCACCGAGACGCTCGCCCTGACGCTCGGGGCCCGGCACGACGACCACAGCAAGTTCGGCGGACATTTCAGCCCGCGTGCCTATCTGGTCTGGAACCCCAATCCGCACTGGACGCTGAAGGGCGGCGTCAGCCAGGGCTTCAAGACCCCGCGGCTGGAGCAGCTGGCCAGCGGCATCAACGGCTTCGGCGCCCAGGGCCGCCTGCCGCTGCTGGGCACCCCGACCCTGACGCCTGAGACCAGCACCAGCAGCGAGATCGGCGTCTACTACGACAGCCTGGAAGGCTTCTCGGCGAACCTCACGGTCTTCGACAACCAGTTCAAGGATAAGATCGCCACCGGCGTTCCGGTCGCCAACTGCAGCGCCGGCATGACCCAGGCCCAGTACAATTCCGGCGCCGGGCGTCCGGCCGGCTGCGTCGATGTCGGCTTCTTCCCCGGCTACCCGACCTTCGGCCAGAGCGTGAACATCGACGAGGCCGTGACCCGCGGCGTCGAAATGGCGATGCGCGCCCGTTTCCTTGAGGCTTGGACCCTCAGCGCCAACTACACCTATACCGACAGCGAGCAGAAGAGCGGCGCGGCGGCCGGCCAGAAGCTGACCGACACCCCCGAGCACATGGCCAACGCCGACCTGCGCTGGCAGGCGACCGACCGGCTGACGGCCTGGCTTCGGGGCGAGTACCGGAGCGAACGGTTCCGCAGCGACGCGCCGGCGCGCGCGGCGCTTGGCGACTTCAAGGCCTACAGCCTGTTCCACGTCGGCGGCTCGTTCCAGGTGACCGAGCACGTGACGGTCAACGCGACAATCTACAACCTGTTCGACAGGGACTTCGTGCGCCTGCTGCCGTACGGCTCGCCGGTCGCCTACGGCGCCGAGTACACCAACAACCAGGAGCCGCGTCGCCTGTGGCTGTCGGTGAA
- a CDS encoding acyl-CoA dehydrogenase family protein — protein sequence MNFDFSDDQKFLKNEARKFLDANCPTSRVRKVLDDDGKAYDADLWKAVAAQGWLGAAIPEAHGGLGLGHLELCVIAEELGRAVAPIPFASTVYFLAEAVMLAGDDQQKADLLPKIAAGELIGAVATSEGPGVVTASNLQASVVDGKLSGVKVPVTDGDIADVALVLAKENGKPGLFLVDLKAAGVTREAVKTLDPTRDAARLTFNGAAARRLGGAGDGLELLEQVFDRAAVLLAFEQTGGADRCLEMAKEYALERYAFGRVIASYQAIKHKLADMYVKNELSRSNAYYGAWALNTNAPELPVAASAARIAASEAYWFGSKENIQTHGGIGFTWEMDCHLHYRRSRQLSLVAGAPRVWKERLVSHLERRNVEAA from the coding sequence ATGAATTTCGATTTCTCCGACGACCAGAAGTTCCTGAAGAACGAGGCGCGCAAGTTCCTCGACGCCAACTGCCCGACCTCGCGGGTGCGCAAGGTGCTCGACGACGACGGCAAGGCCTATGACGCCGATCTCTGGAAGGCCGTCGCCGCCCAGGGCTGGCTCGGCGCCGCCATCCCGGAGGCGCACGGCGGCCTCGGGCTGGGCCATCTCGAACTCTGCGTGATCGCCGAAGAGCTAGGCCGCGCGGTGGCGCCGATCCCGTTCGCCTCGACGGTCTACTTCCTGGCCGAGGCGGTCATGCTGGCGGGCGACGACCAGCAGAAGGCCGACCTGCTGCCGAAGATCGCCGCCGGCGAACTGATCGGCGCGGTCGCCACCTCGGAAGGCCCCGGCGTCGTCACCGCCTCGAACCTCCAGGCCAGCGTCGTCGACGGCAAGCTGAGCGGCGTGAAGGTTCCGGTGACCGACGGCGACATCGCCGACGTCGCGCTTGTGCTGGCCAAGGAGAACGGCAAGCCTGGCCTGTTCCTGGTCGACCTCAAGGCCGCTGGGGTGACCCGCGAGGCGGTCAAGACGCTCGACCCGACCCGCGACGCGGCCAGGCTCACGTTCAACGGCGCGGCGGCCCGCCGCCTGGGCGGCGCCGGCGACGGCCTCGAACTGCTGGAGCAGGTCTTCGACCGCGCCGCGGTGCTGCTGGCCTTCGAACAGACTGGCGGCGCGGACCGCTGCCTGGAGATGGCCAAGGAATACGCCCTGGAGCGCTACGCCTTCGGCCGGGTCATCGCCTCCTACCAGGCGATCAAGCACAAGCTGGCCGACATGTACGTCAAGAACGAGCTCTCGCGCTCGAACGCCTACTATGGAGCCTGGGCGTTGAACACCAACGCGCCCGAACTTCCGGTCGCCGCCAGCGCCGCGCGGATCGCGGCCAGCGAGGCGTACTGGTTCGGCTCGAAGGAGAACATCCAGACCCATGGCGGCATCGGGTTCACCTGGGAAATGGACTGCCATCTGCACTACCGGCGCTCGCGGCAGCTCTCGCTCGTGGCCGGCGCGCCGCGCGTCTGGAAGGAGCGTCTTGTCAGCCACCTCGAACGCCGCAACGTCGAAGCCGCCTAA
- a CDS encoding VWA domain-containing protein has product MSVRKMLRSASVTSLAALTTLAAAPTASQARPAIRDGVPTPAACEALGFPAQPAGYSGALPRQAYRAAPMPAPPPMSLPRSVEELRVPPLPVPPVQKRADQAESRMAMPPAPPRPAVVLPGPSLHPSMDTERYPGVQANPIKRVAEEPVSTFSVDVDTASYANVRRFLNDGARPPSDAVRVEELVNYFDYGYALPADRTTPFRPYVAVTPSPWAKDRQIVHIGLQGYDLPRTSEPPLNLVFLVDTSGSMWSEDRLPLAIKSLNLLVDQLRPQDRVAIVAYAGSAGAVLAPTDGRSKLKVRCALGALRAGGSTAGGEGLNLAYDLAKQNFDPKAVNRVILMTDGDFNVGVADPAKLKDLVAAKRKEGTYLSVYGFGRGNYNDVMMQALAQNGNGTAAYIDTLNEARKLLRDDFASSLFPIADDVKVQVEFNPATVSEYRLIGYETRMLQREDFNNDQVDAGEVGSRASVTALYEITPAGARGSSDRLRYGAAEPAAAPAGAREFAYLKIRYKLPGGATSNLIERPIGARDVYPTVQAAPEATRWALAVAAFGQMLKADPRVDAGYGWNDVAALAQSARGDDPFGVRAEFVQLVRAAGEAEPRAD; this is encoded by the coding sequence ATGTCCGTGCGTAAGATGTTGCGTAGCGCCTCCGTCACCAGCCTGGCGGCGCTGACGACGCTCGCCGCCGCCCCGACCGCGTCCCAGGCGCGGCCAGCGATTCGCGACGGCGTTCCGACCCCGGCCGCCTGCGAGGCGTTGGGCTTCCCCGCCCAGCCGGCCGGATATAGCGGCGCGCTGCCGCGCCAGGCCTATCGCGCGGCGCCGATGCCGGCGCCGCCGCCCATGTCCTTGCCCCGATCGGTCGAGGAACTGCGGGTCCCGCCGCTACCGGTGCCGCCGGTGCAGAAGCGCGCAGACCAAGCGGAATCCCGCATGGCCATGCCGCCCGCGCCGCCGCGCCCGGCGGTTGTCCTGCCGGGACCGTCGTTGCACCCGTCGATGGACACGGAGCGTTATCCCGGTGTCCAGGCCAATCCGATCAAGCGCGTGGCGGAGGAACCCGTCTCCACCTTCTCGGTCGACGTCGACACCGCCTCCTACGCCAATGTCCGACGCTTCCTGAACGACGGCGCGCGACCGCCGAGCGACGCCGTCCGGGTCGAGGAGTTGGTCAACTACTTCGACTACGGCTACGCCCTGCCCGCCGACCGGACGACGCCGTTCCGCCCCTATGTCGCCGTGACGCCCTCGCCCTGGGCGAAGGACCGCCAGATCGTGCACATCGGGCTGCAGGGCTACGATCTGCCGCGCACTTCCGAGCCGCCGCTGAACCTGGTCTTCCTGGTCGACACCTCCGGCTCGATGTGGAGCGAGGATCGGCTGCCGCTGGCGATCAAGTCGCTGAACTTGCTGGTGGACCAGTTGCGCCCTCAGGACCGCGTGGCCATCGTCGCCTATGCCGGGTCGGCCGGCGCGGTGCTCGCCCCCACCGACGGACGGAGCAAGCTGAAGGTTCGCTGCGCGCTCGGCGCCTTGCGCGCCGGAGGCTCCACCGCCGGCGGCGAAGGCCTGAATCTCGCCTACGATCTGGCCAAGCAGAACTTCGATCCGAAGGCGGTCAACCGGGTGATCCTGATGACCGACGGCGACTTCAACGTCGGCGTCGCCGATCCCGCCAAGCTCAAGGACCTGGTCGCCGCCAAGCGCAAGGAAGGGACCTATCTGTCGGTCTACGGCTTCGGTCGCGGCAACTACAACGACGTGATGATGCAGGCCCTGGCTCAGAACGGCAACGGGACAGCGGCCTACATCGACACCCTGAATGAGGCGCGCAAGCTGCTGCGGGACGACTTCGCCAGCTCGCTGTTCCCTATCGCCGATGACGTGAAGGTGCAGGTCGAATTCAATCCGGCGACCGTCAGCGAGTACCGGCTGATCGGCTACGAAACCCGGATGCTGCAGCGAGAGGACTTCAACAACGACCAGGTGGACGCCGGAGAGGTCGGTTCACGCGCCTCCGTCACCGCCCTCTATGAGATCACCCCCGCCGGCGCACGCGGTTCCAGCGATCGCCTGCGCTACGGCGCGGCCGAGCCGGCCGCCGCCCCCGCCGGCGCGCGCGAGTTCGCCTACCTGAAGATCCGCTACAAGCTGCCCGGCGGCGCGACCTCGAATCTGATCGAACGTCCGATCGGGGCGCGCGACGTCTATCCGACTGTGCAGGCCGCGCCCGAAGCGACCCGCTGGGCCCTGGCCGTCGCCGCCTTCGGCCAGATGCTCAAGGCCGACCCGCGTGTCGACGCCGGCTATGGCTGGAACGACGTGGCCGCGCTGGCGCAGAGCGCCCGCGGCGACGACCCGTTCGGCGTCCGCGCCGAATTCGTGCAGTTGGTCCGCGCCGCGGGAGAGGCCGAGCCGCGGGCGGACTAA
- a CDS encoding OmpW family outer membrane protein: MTTVRFALALGAALAIAAPAAAQDFRPKEKGLLMLNARVSGVLTDAEDPILTAGGVDSGLKAKVGDDVMPTLGLTYFLTDNLAIEAIAGTTQHEVKAVGPGTDVKVHETWVLPPVVSLQYHFAPQAKVSPYVGAGINYMIFYGGEDENGFKVDIDDGFGYALQAGVDVALQGPWSANLDVKKVFFETDASINGGALKSKVKLDPWVVSAGFGYKF, translated from the coding sequence ATGACGACCGTTCGTTTCGCCCTGGCCCTGGGCGCCGCCCTCGCCATCGCCGCGCCTGCCGCCGCCCAGGACTTCCGGCCCAAGGAGAAGGGGCTGCTGATGCTGAACGCTCGGGTCAGCGGCGTGCTGACCGATGCGGAGGATCCGATCCTGACCGCCGGCGGCGTCGACAGCGGCCTGAAGGCCAAGGTCGGCGACGACGTGATGCCGACGCTGGGGCTGACCTATTTCCTCACCGACAACCTGGCCATCGAAGCCATCGCCGGGACGACCCAGCACGAGGTCAAGGCGGTCGGCCCGGGCACGGACGTCAAGGTGCATGAGACCTGGGTGCTGCCTCCGGTGGTGTCGCTGCAGTATCACTTCGCGCCGCAGGCCAAGGTCAGCCCTTATGTCGGCGCGGGGATCAACTACATGATCTTCTACGGCGGCGAGGATGAGAACGGCTTCAAGGTCGATATCGACGACGGCTTCGGTTACGCCCTGCAGGCTGGCGTGGATGTGGCCCTGCAAGGGCCATGGAGCGCCAACCTCGACGTCAAGAAGGTGTTCTTCGAGACCGACGCCTCGATCAACGGCGGGGCGCTCAAGAGCAAGGTGAAGCTTGACCCGTGGGTTGTCTCGGCAGGGTTTGGCTACAAGTTCTAG
- the pepN gene encoding aminopeptidase N encodes MRTETPQAIRLADYTPPAFLIDEVRLDFDLAPNTTRVKARLSIRRNGEHAGPLVLNGERLKPISVTLDGRVLAEGERAIDAEFLTVPNVPNAFVLETEVEIDPENNKALEGLYMSGGRFCTQCEAEGFRKITWYPDRPDVLSRFTVRIEADKAFRHLLSNGNLLEAGDLPGGRHFAVWNDPFPKPAYLFALVGGELDVLEDKLVTMTGRTVDLRIFVDTGMAPRAAYAMDALKRSMKWDEEAFGREYDLDLFMIVAVRDFNFGAMENKGLNIFNSSLLLADPATATDLDYERIESVVAHEYFHNWTGDRITCRDWFQLCLKEGLTVFRDQSFSADMRGHAVQRIKDVKALRARQFPEDQGPLAHPVRPSSYMKIDNFYTATIYEKGAEVIRMLKTLIGAEAFRQGMDLYFERWDGHATTVEEFIRCFAETSGQDLTDFFAWYEQAGTPKVSLAHRYDAEARTLTLELSQTTPPTPGQSDKRPLPVPVIVGLLDTEGRTLAFERDGQAVDETLVVLDGAAKTVILTGVDAAPVVSALRGFSSPVTLRTDARPSDRYVQLAGDPDLFNRWESGQELARALIIARALGTPDEVGEERFAEALGRALADQASDPAFKALLLSLPSESDLALAIQPADPAAIHAAREALRTRLALHLTDDLKRLHIGLQELGEFSPDAVSAGRRALRNAALDLMAANPRAEIGELADGHYRAAANMTDAIGGLSALMLVGGELYESALADFFDRWKSEPLVIDKWFALQARDPDESALGRVIGLTAHPAFDQKNPNRLRALVSTFANFNPARFHDPSGAGYRFLADQILAVDGFNPMTAARLVEPLGGWRRYKPELGALMKAQLARIAATEGLSKNVYELASKALAD; translated from the coding sequence ATGCGCACAGAAACGCCCCAGGCGATCCGGCTCGCCGACTACACCCCGCCCGCCTTCCTCATCGACGAGGTCCGCCTCGACTTCGACCTCGCGCCGAACACCACGCGGGTGAAGGCCCGCCTGAGCATCCGGCGCAACGGCGAGCATGCAGGTCCGCTGGTGTTGAACGGCGAGCGGCTGAAGCCGATTTCGGTGACGCTGGACGGCCGGGTGCTGGCCGAGGGCGAGCGCGCCATCGACGCCGAGTTCCTGACCGTACCGAACGTGCCCAACGCCTTCGTGCTGGAGACCGAAGTCGAGATCGACCCGGAGAACAACAAGGCCCTCGAGGGTCTCTACATGTCCGGCGGCCGCTTCTGCACCCAGTGCGAGGCCGAGGGCTTCCGGAAGATCACCTGGTATCCGGACCGGCCCGACGTGCTGTCGCGCTTCACTGTGCGCATCGAGGCCGACAAGGCGTTCCGCCACCTGCTGTCGAACGGCAACCTGCTGGAGGCCGGCGACCTGCCGGGCGGCCGCCACTTCGCGGTCTGGAACGACCCCTTCCCCAAGCCCGCCTATCTGTTCGCCCTGGTCGGCGGCGAACTCGACGTGCTGGAAGACAAGCTGGTCACCATGACCGGCCGCACCGTCGATCTGCGCATCTTCGTGGACACCGGCATGGCGCCGCGCGCCGCCTACGCCATGGACGCGCTCAAGCGCTCGATGAAGTGGGACGAAGAAGCCTTCGGCCGCGAATACGACCTCGATCTGTTCATGATCGTCGCCGTGCGCGACTTCAACTTCGGGGCCATGGAGAACAAGGGGTTGAACATCTTCAACTCCTCGCTGCTGCTGGCCGATCCGGCGACCGCCACCGACCTCGACTATGAGCGTATCGAGAGCGTGGTCGCCCACGAGTACTTCCACAATTGGACCGGCGACCGGATCACCTGCCGCGACTGGTTCCAGCTGTGCCTGAAGGAAGGCCTGACCGTCTTCCGCGACCAGAGCTTCTCGGCCGACATGCGCGGCCACGCCGTCCAACGGATCAAGGACGTCAAGGCGTTGCGCGCGCGCCAGTTCCCCGAGGACCAGGGCCCCCTGGCCCACCCGGTGCGCCCGTCGAGCTACATGAAGATCGACAACTTCTACACCGCGACGATCTACGAGAAAGGCGCCGAGGTCATCCGGATGCTCAAGACCCTGATCGGGGCCGAGGCGTTCCGGCAGGGCATGGACCTCTACTTCGAGCGCTGGGACGGTCACGCCACCACGGTCGAGGAGTTCATCCGCTGCTTCGCCGAGACCAGCGGCCAGGACCTGACCGACTTCTTCGCCTGGTACGAACAGGCCGGCACGCCGAAGGTGTCGCTGGCGCACCGCTACGACGCGGAGGCCCGGACGCTGACGCTGGAGCTTTCGCAGACCACACCGCCCACGCCCGGACAGTCGGACAAGCGACCCTTGCCGGTGCCGGTGATCGTCGGCCTGCTCGACACCGAGGGCCGCACCCTGGCCTTTGAACGCGACGGACAGGCGGTGGACGAGACGCTGGTCGTCCTCGACGGGGCCGCCAAGACCGTCATCCTGACCGGCGTCGACGCGGCGCCGGTGGTCTCGGCCCTGCGCGGGTTCTCCTCGCCCGTGACCCTGCGGACCGACGCCCGGCCGTCTGACCGCTATGTCCAGCTGGCCGGCGATCCGGACCTGTTCAATCGCTGGGAGTCCGGCCAGGAACTGGCCCGCGCCCTCATCATCGCCCGCGCCTTGGGGACCCCCGACGAAGTCGGTGAGGAGCGCTTCGCCGAGGCCCTCGGCCGCGCCCTCGCCGACCAGGCCTCGGATCCGGCGTTCAAGGCCCTGCTGCTGTCGCTGCCGAGCGAGTCCGACCTGGCCCTGGCGATTCAGCCAGCCGACCCGGCGGCCATCCACGCGGCGCGCGAGGCCCTGCGCACCCGGCTGGCCCTGCACCTGACCGACGACCTGAAGCGGCTGCATATCGGCCTGCAGGAACTGGGAGAGTTCTCGCCGGACGCGGTAAGCGCCGGGCGGCGGGCGTTGCGCAACGCCGCGCTGGATCTGATGGCCGCCAATCCTCGCGCCGAGATCGGCGAGCTGGCCGACGGCCACTATCGCGCGGCGGCCAATATGACCGACGCGATCGGCGGCCTCTCGGCCCTGATGCTGGTGGGCGGCGAGCTCTACGAGAGCGCCCTCGCCGACTTCTTCGACCGCTGGAAATCCGAGCCGCTGGTGATCGACAAGTGGTTCGCCCTGCAGGCCCGCGACCCGGACGAGTCGGCCCTCGGCCGCGTCATAGGCCTGACCGCGCACCCGGCCTTCGACCAGAAGAACCCGAACCGCCTGCGAGCGCTGGTCTCGACCTTCGCCAACTTCAACCCGGCCCGGTTCCATGACCCGAGCGGCGCCGGCTATCGGTTCCTGGCCGACCAGATCCTCGCCGTCGACGGCTTCAATCCGATGACCGCCGCACGCCTGGTCGAGCCGCTGGGCGGGTGGCGGCGCTACAAGCCCGAACTCGGCGCGCTGATGAAGGCGCAACTGGCGCGCATCGCCGCCACCGAGGGGTTGTCGAAGAACGTCTACGAGCTGGCGAGCAAGGCCCTGGCCGACTAG